The Anoplopoma fimbria isolate UVic2021 breed Golden Eagle Sablefish chromosome 5, Afim_UVic_2022, whole genome shotgun sequence genome contains a region encoding:
- the LOC129091339 gene encoding BTB/POZ domain-containing protein KCTD21-like translates to MPNLNSPDDNSNRTSLRDPVSLNVGGEIYTTTLDTLTRCRDSMLGAMFSGQIPALRDNGGNVFIDRDGKVFRYILNYLRSSSLDLPDGFSELALLRREADFFQIRPLLEEICRYEASVPLSLRGGPLGAMIVVNVDSKVRVLHFNLRHGPENYELRTCSVRAFTVDLFCTWRAFLALLCERFSYRTPQGLANPRPCNPSQNRLKLEWVPRPDELPQDQYDKQSYRGLTVSNPELAQSDDITNMHWNPSDIKDMQEFVEELLKVSLAEGFKVDLVTPDPAEILNCTSLRLVKG, encoded by the exons ATGCCAAACCTCAACTCACCGGATGACAACAGCAACAGGACCTCTCTCCGGGACCCGGTGTCACTGAACGTAGGCGGAGAAATCTACACCACCACCCTGGACACCCTGACACGCTGCCGCGACTCCATGCTCGGCGCAATGTTCAGCGGACAAATCCCCGCGCTGAGAGATAACGGAGGGAACGTCTTCATAGACAGAGACGGCAAAGTCTTCCGGTACATTCTGAACTATCTGCGCTCCAGCTCCCTGGACCTGCCGGATGGCTTTTCAGAGCTGGCCCTGCTGCGGAGGGAGGCAGATTTCTTCCAGATACGGCCCCTGCTGGAGGAGATCTGCCGCTACGAGGCGTCGGTTCCTCTCAGCCTTAGAGGAGGGCCGCTAGGAGCCATGATTGTGGTGAATGTTGATTCCAAg GTCCGCGTTCTCCACTTTAACTTGCGCCATGGGCCGGAAAACTATGAACTCCGCACATGCTCAGTGCGAGCCTTCACAGTTGACCTCTTTTGTACCTGGAGGGCCTTCCTGGCCCTCCTCTGTGAGCGCTTCTCCTACAGAACGCCCCAGGGTCTCGCAAACCCCCGTCCCTGCAACCCGTCTCAGAACAGGCTGAAACTGGAGTGGGTGCCAAGGCCTGACGAACTCCCACAGGACCAGTACGACAAGCAGTCCTACCGGGGGCTAACCGTCTCCAACCCTGAGCTTGCGCAGTCGGACGACATCACGAACATGCACTGGAACCCCAGCGATATCAAGGACATGCAGGAGTTTGTAGAGGAGCTGCTGAAGGTGTCTTTGGCCGAAGGTTTCAAGGTTGATCTGGTGACTCCCGACCCGGCGGAAATACTTAACTGCACCTCACTCCGGCTTGTCAAGGGCTGA